CAAAGCATATATCTGTAATGCTACTTTGGCTTTCGGTTAGTAATTTTGTAGCATAAAAGACACGATATTCGTTTACAAACTGCGTAAATGTTTTTCCTGTAATCTTTTTAAAATAACGACAAAAAGCTGGCACAGTAAGACTTACCTCCTGCGCTATTTGATCTAATGTAATATGATTTTGAAAATTTTTATTAACGTATTTATAAATTTTATCAATCTTATTAGTGTCTTGCGGTTGGGTTTCAAAAACGTAACCGTTTTCATTAAGTAATGTATAATCATTGGTTATTGCCAACAATTCTAGAATTTCTAAAAGTTTAGTAATTCGCTTTATACCTTCATACTTAGGAAGCTTTTCTATTTTAGGACCTACTATTTTTTTTATTTCTGGCTTAAACAGAATTCCCTTTTTTGCGCGCTCCAACAATTGCAAAATATTTTTCATTTCTGGTAACGCATTAAGCGCATCACCTAAAAATTGAGGATGAAATTGCACTAAGGTTTCTTTTCCTTTAGAAGTTAAACGGTCTGTAAATCCATTATGTGGCAAATTGGAACCAATTAATATTAACTGACTATTATTAAAATAAGACAAGTGATTACCTATATGTCGTCTTCCTTTTCCTTTATTAACATACACCATCTCTACCTCTGGATGAAAATGCCAAAATGCATCACTTCGTTTACGTTTTTTAGTTTTTTGAACCGCAATTATAGAGCTTCCAAAACTAGGTGTAATTTTTTTAAATGTAGGTTTAGTATTCACTGCATTGAACTTTTGACAAAATTACAACAACTTATAGTATGGTTGTATGCTAATTTAGCTTTAATATATGTTATTTTAACCTATAACGTTTTGGTAATACGTAATTAAGTTAAAATAGCATATAAAGTTGCCAAATGACTTGTTATTAAAACTACTCTTCTATATTAACTTTGCACCTGTAATCCTTAAAAAGATTTAGATTATGAAAAAAATTATGAAACACATTTTAGCTTTAGCAATCGTATTTGCTACGCTAAGCAGCAACGCAACAGAAGCCGTAACTTTTACAAACAAAGAGGACGGAAAAACGTTATTAATGTTTGAAAACGTTAGCCAAGGTGATCAATTATTAGTTAAAGATGCTTTTGGAATTATTTTATATAAAGAGTCTATAGAAAAAAGCGGTCAATATAATAAGTCCTTTGATTTGACATCTTTACCTGATGGAAATTATATTTTTGAATTAGATAAAAAACATCAAATTAGAACTTACCCATTTAAAGTAGATTTATCTGTAGTTACTTTTAATAAAGCTAAATTAACGGTAATTAATAAACCTGTAGTTAGCGCTAAATACAATATGGTGTATGTGACATCAAACAACCAAAACCCTACAGATTATAAAATTGAAATTTTTACAACACTAACGGAAGCTATTTTGAAAAAATACATACCGAAACCGTTAAAGATGCTATTAATTTTGGTAAAAAATTCAAATTATTAGAAGATAAAAAAGAAGATTATAAAGTCGTTATTACTTACGAAGGTCGCACATTTACATCAATTGTCAACTTTTAGTATTAGTATCCAAAAAACAAAAAAGACGCAATAATGCGTCTTTTTTTTGTTTAAAATTTAAAAAACTATTGTTTAGTTTCCAGGAAAATCTGCTTTACGTTTTTCTAAAAATGCAGTTGTACCTTCTTTAAAGTCTGCTGTACCAAAACAAGCACCAAATTCCTTAATTTCTATATCAAATCCATTAACACCATCTGTGTAGTTAGCATTTATTGCTTGAATAGCTTTACCAATTGCTACGCTTGAGTTACGCATAATTTTACTTGCTATTTTTTCGGCGAGAGGTATTAATTCTTCTAAAGCTACAACGTGATTAACTAATCCATAGTTTAATGCTGTATCAGCATCAATCATTCCTGCAGTCATAACCATTTCCATTGCACGACCTTTACCAACTAATTGTGGTAAACGTTGCGTACCACCATAACCAGGTATTACACCTAAACTTACTTCTGGCAATCCCATTTTTGCGTTATCACTGGCAATTCTAAAATGTGCAGCCATCGCCAACTCTAATCCTCCACCAAGCGCAAAACCATTGACAGCTGCAATAACAGGCGTTTGTAAATTTTGAACAAAGTCAAATAACATTTCCTGACCAAGCGCTGCTAATTTACCACCATTTTCAACAGTAAAATTTGCAAACTCGCTAATATCTGCTCCTGCTACAAATGCTTTTTCTCCGCTTCCGGTTATAATAATCACCTTAGTGTCTACGTCTTTATTTGCATTATCAAATGCATGATGAAGCTCAGTAATAGTAGCCTTATTTAACGCATTTAATTTTGAAGGTCTATTAATTGTAATAGTTGTTATTCCGTTTGCTGTTTTAGTAAGTATGTTTTCGAAATTCATATGTAAATGTTTTAATATTCTTTTGGAAATGAAACCGTAAAGGTTGTTCCAACATCTTTAACAGATGTAAAGGTAATTGTTCCTTGATAGGTTTCTACTATATTTTTTACCATTGCCAAACCAAGACCCATTCCGCTAGACTTTGTTGTAAATTTTGGCTCAAAGACTTTGTCTTTATTTTGATCAGAAATCCCTATTCCATTATCCGAAATATTTAAAACAACGCGATTGTTATCCTCAAATACTTTTACAATAACTTGAGGTATCCTATCATCTGGAATAGCTTGTATTGCATTTTTAACTAAATTGGTAATCACTCTAATTAATTGGGTACGATCAAATTTGGCAATAATTTCGTCTTTTTCTGGTGCAAACTGGATATAATCTTCATTAAAAATATCCAACGCTAAGTCTACAATTTTAACCACATCAAGTAGTTCGTTTTGTTGTGCTGGCATTTTAGCAAAATTAGAAAAAGCACCTGCAATTGCACTCATAGTATCAATTTGCTGTATTAGTGTTTTACTATACTCATCCAATTTTTGTACTATATCTGGATCTTCTGGATTAAACTTACGCTGAAAACTTTGAACCGTTAAACGCATTGGTGTTAATGGATTTTTAATCTCATGAGCTACCTGTTTAGCCATTTCTCTCCAAGCTTGTTCGCGCTCGCTTTTAGCAAGCTTAACAGCACTTTCTTCTAACTGATCAATCATGCTATTATATGCTTTTACTAAAGTAGAGATTTCTTCTGTTGTACTTTCAATTTCTATCTTTTCATTACGTTTTTCTAAACGTGTTTGATTCATTTTATCACTAATAGTTTTTAATGTTTTAGTTATATATTTTGACAAAAAATAAGCTAAAACAATTGCTATAATTAACATTAAAAGGTAAGCATATCCCAAACGCTCAAAAAATTCATTTAACTCTTTAGATAAAAAGTCATCATTTTCTAAATAAGGTAAATTTAATATGGCTAATGGTTTAAATTTCTCATCGACAATGTAGGTATAAGACGATCTAAAACTTTCTCCTTTTTCTTCTCTTAACTCGACAAATCTATGAGTAGTGGTATTAGATAATGTATTAAGCGCTTCCGCTTTTACGCATTTTTCTGCAATATCATAAGGCAATGCTGCTTTGGAAGAAATTAGCAAGGACCCTTCTAAATCGTACAAGTTAACCTGAAGTCCATGTACGTTAGCTATTTTATAGATTTCATCTTTAAAAATTAAGGGTAACTTTTCTGGAACCACCTCAAAAGAGGTTTCTTTAATAATAAAGTTAATGTGACGTTTTATGCTAATTTCTTTTCTTTCTAAACGTAACTTATGGTAATCTTGAGTTTCTTCGCTATACTGATAAGCAGCAACTAATGCAATTAAAATGGATGCCAAAAGGACCAAAAAAATCATCGCAAAAAAGATGCGAAGTCGTAAAGAAAGTCTAGTAATTTTCATTGTTTAAATATAACAATAATCACACCAAAAACATAAGATTTAGCAATGCTTAGATTAAGCTTTTGGATTTTTCTCTCTGATGCGCTTATAAACCTTAAAGCCTAACATAAGTAAAACCCCTAAAACAAAAATACCTATAACGCCAAACATCCAATTTATGGCACTTTTAAGTATTACTAAAAAGACAACTGCAAAAAGTATAAATGTGGCACCTTCATTATACATACGCATAAAATTTGAAGATTTTTTAACCACATCATTTTGTAATTGTTTAAAGTAAATATGTGTTTGAAATTGATATAAAAATAACAATACCACAAAGGTTAACTTAACATGCATCCAAGGTTGCTGCAACCAAAACGGTTGTAAAATTAATAACCAAACTGCAAAAATTGTAGCTAATATAGCACTAGGCCAAGTAATAATAAACCACAAGCGTTTAGCCATAAGCTTTAACTGATCTCCTAAAATTTCTTTATCTGGAGAGGGTTTATAAAATGCTTCTATTTGATAAACAAATAATCTTGGTATATAAAATAAACCAGCAAACCACGTGACTACAAATATGAGATGTAATGATTTAATGTAATTATAGTACTCCATAGTTTTTTTTTAAAAATAACTAGTTAAATATAGGCAATTATTAATTTAATTTAAGCCTTACTTCCCTAAGTAAAAAGAAAGCGGTTACGATTGTAGATAAAATATCCGAAATTGGAAAGGACACCCAAATACCAAATTCGCCAAAATACATTGGTAATATATACATCAAAGGAATAAAGAAAATAGCCTGTCTTGTTAATGTTAAGAATAACGCAGGTAAAGCCTTCCCTACTGCCTGAAAATAAGCAGCTCCAATTAACTGAATTGCTAATATAGGAATGGCAGCAAAAGCCCAACGCATGTTGTTTGGTGTAACTTTTAAAACCTGTATATCTGTTGTAAATAATTTAGTAATAGCTTCTGGAAACAACATTAAAATAGCAAAAACTATAGTTGCTAAAATAGTCGCATATTTAATAGCAACATAAATTACCTGTTTAACACGATCATACTGCTCTGATCCATAATTGTAACCTGCTATAGGAATAAATCCTTGCGTAATACCAAACACAGGAAATAACGCAAACATACTCATCCTTCCTACAATTGCATAGGCTGTTACAGAAGTTTCACCACCAAAATCAAACAACGCATTATTAACTAGTAAAAAAGTAACACTAACTACAGCTTGTCTTGATAGGGTTACAAAACCTAGAGATCCGATTTCGGCAACTATTTTTTTATGTAATTTAAAATGAGAAACGTTTATTTTTAATTCAGAATTATCTGATAAAAAATACCAGAAAATAAACAAAAATGACACGATATATGAGCCTGTTGTAGCCCAAGCAGCACCAGACATTCCCATATCTAATACTCCAATAAAAATATAATCTAATACTAAATTTCCAACGGAAGGAATTAGCATAGCATACATTGCAAATTTGGGTTTACCTTCTGCACGTATTACACTATTACCCATCATTACAAAACCCAAAACAGGAACTCCGTACAGGATAATCTCGTAATACACTTTTGCTGGATCAAAAATAGCACCTTTACCTCCAAAAGCAGGAATTAATTGATCTACAAAATAAAGCCCAAAAGCAGCAAAACTTACAGTAAACAACAATGTTAAAGAGACTTGATTACCAAAGGTTTTTAAAGCTTTTTCTTTATTGTCTGCACCTAAAGCACGAGAAATAATTGAAGAACCTCCAATACCAATACTCATCCCTAAGGCAGCAATAAAAAAAGAGACTGGTAGCACAACATTTATAGCTGCAATTGCTGTAGACCCAATCCATTGACCTACAAAAATAGTATCCACTAAAATATTTAGTGACATTACCAAAATACCAATAGATGCAGGCACTGCTTGTTTTATCAAGAGTTTGCTTATGGCTTCTGTCCCTAAGTTTGAAGATTTGCTTGTCTGCATTATCCCTTAACAGCAGTTTTAGACCAATCGTTAATCCAATCTGCTAATAAGTTTACCCAATTTTGATCTGTATTTAAACAAGGTATTGTTGTAAAGCCCTCTCCTCCAACTTCATGAAAAATTTCTTCTCCTTCCATTGCTATTTCTTCTAAAGTTTCTAAACAATCGCTAACAAAAGCAGGTGTAACAATCGCCATATTTTTTATACCTTGTTTACCTAAACGTTCTATAGTACGATCTGTATAAGGTTGTAACCATGGATCAAAACCTAATCTAGATTGAAACGAGGTAGAATACGTATTGACTTCCAAACCTAAATATTGTCCAACTAATCTGGTAACCTCTTTACATTGGTGTCTATAACAAAACTCATGTGCTTTACTTGCGGTTTCGCAACAACTACCATCAATTTTACAATGTCCATTAGTAATATCGCTTTTTCTAATATGTCGCTCTGGAACACCATGATACGAGAATAATAAATGCTCGTAATTTTTACCTTGTAAATGACCTTTAATAGACTCGGCTAACACTTTAATATAATCAGGCTTGTTATAAAAAGCCGGTAAGCTATCAATTTTTAAATTAGGAAAATTGGCTTGTCTAACCTCCTCTGCTAACACCAAAATGGTTTCGGTAGTTGCCATAGCAAATTGAGGATATAACGGAATTAAAAAGACTTCTTCCACACCTTTATCAACCAATTCTTGAAGCCCTTTTTTAATAGTCATACTTCCGTAACGCATAGCTAAAGCTACCGGAAAGTCTACTTTTTCTTGAACCTTTTCTTGTAACTGCTCTGAAAGCACAATTAATGGTGACCCATTATCCCACCAAATTTTCTGGTAAGCTTTTGCACTTTGTTTAGGTCTAGTGTTTAAAATTATTCCTTTAACTAAAAGCGTCCTAGCCCAAAGCGGAACATCTATAACACGCTCGTCCATTAAAAATTCTCCCAAATATTTTTTAACATCTTTTGGAGTCGGACTTTCTGGTGACCCTAAATTTACAAGTAGTATTCCTTTTTTCATCTGTTATCTTTTTCAGATGCAAAAATACAACTCTAATTTAAAATATATAATAAACTTAAGACGTTGATTATACTTATAGCTTATTATAATATAATCAAAATCTTTCAGTTAAAATTAAGTTTGATATATTTACGAGTAGATATTATTAATATATGAAAAATTACATATTTGCACTTTTCTGTGCAATTTCATTTACCTCTCTTTCACAAAATCAAAATAACGATCAAAGTTTGCTTTGGGAAATCTCTGGAAACAATTTAACTAAATCGTCATATATTTATGGCACAATGCACGTTAGTGCAAAAGTTGCTTTTAGACTAGATGATGTTTTTTTTAAGGCTTTAGAAAACAGTGAGAGCATTGCTTTAGAGTCTGACCCTTCCACCTGGTTAGCTTTTAATTACCAGACAACGACTTTAACTCCTCAAAATTACTCTCAGAGTTATGACAAAAATTTTTACTCAACACTTTTTGGAATAGAACATCCAGAGGAAGTTGCTATTAGAGGTAGTATAAGATCTGATAACAGAATGATTAATGGCTATCTGTATCGTAAAGATGGTTATGCCGATAATTTTGAAGAAGAAACCTACTTGGATATGTTTATTTATCAAGCTGGTAAAAAGAAAAATAAAGCCATTTATAGCTTAGAAGATATTGAAGAGTCTCGCTATTTAGTATCGAAAGCACAACGTAACGCAAGAAAAAACAAAATAGACCCTTGGTTAACTAAATTGTATGAAAAAGAAAACCCATATCTAGTTCAAGAAAACACTTATAGAGATCGCAATTTAGCTTTGTTAGACTCTATCGGAGTTGCTTCCAACACTGAGTATTTTAGAGAAAACATGTTGTACATACGCAATGCCAATATGGTACATGTTTTAGACTCATTAATGCAATCACAATCCGTATTTGCAGGTGTTGGCGCTGCACATTTACCAGGAAATAAAGGGATGCTAAAAATGCTTGAAGACAAAGGTTACACAGTAAAACCTTTACTATCTAAACAAACGACTGTCGCACAAACCAAAAAAGAACAAATTGAAGCATTTATTGCACCAACTAGCATTACAAAACAAAGTACACCTGACGGTTTTTTAACCCTAAAGGCTTTTACGGAACTTTATGAGTTTTATTATGGTGGTCAAAAATATTACATATCTCCAGACATGACCAATGGTGCGTATTTAACTATTAGTAGGTTTAATACTTTTGATTATTTACCAAACGACAAAGAAATTTCTTTAAATAGATTAGATAATTTTTTATTTGAGGATATTCCTGGAGATATTATCAAAAAAGAAATACTATCCAATCCGTATCCAGGTATCAGTATTTTAAATAAAACTAAAAAAGGTGACTATCAAAAATATCATATATACAAAACACCTTTAGAAGTAGTCGTGATAAAATTTGCTGGTCAAAAAGAGTATGTTTTAAAAAATGAAGCACCAATATTTAAATCTATAAAATTTAAAACACCAACAAATACATTAACAACCTTTACCTCTGCTTACAATAAATACAAGGTTAATTTTCCAGAATACCATACCACAGATAACGTCCAAAATGCAGGACAAAAATTAATCCAAGGTAAAATAAAAGACGATTATTATTTTGTAAAAGAAGTCGCTTTTAACGATGTCTACTATATTGAAGAAGATAAATTTGAAGCTAAATATATCGTCACCAACTTTTTCAAAGATTTTGAAATTGAAGATTCTACAGGAGAGTACAAAAACAACAAATATTACAGTTATGAAGGTGTAGCAAAAAAGGACTCAACGTCTTTAGAAAACATCCACTTAAAAAGTATAGTAAAAGACGGAAGCTACTTTTTATTAGGCTACATTGGTACTAATAAAGACCTAGCAGATAACTTTTTTAAATCCTTTAAATTTACACCTATTAATCAGGAAGGGTTTACAAAAATAATTGACACATCGTTACATTTTTCTGTAGTCACTAACACAAAATCAACGCCTCCATACGACTATTACAGCTATAGTACACCTAAAGATTACGAAGAAAAAACTAAGCGCACCACTTACTATTCAAAATCAAATGAGCAAGTATACATAAGCAAACTAAAATTTCATGATTTGCAGATGTACAAAAATGTAGATAGCCTATGGAATGAAATTGATGCAGAATTAAAAGCTGTTGAAAAAATTGACGGATTCAAAAAATATAATATTTCTGACAAGAAAAAGTATAAAAAAGATAATCAGTATGTTTATGAGTACACCTTAAAAGATTCGTTAAGTGCAAAAGCAATCTTAGTAAAAAACATACTTAATAAAGGTGCTCTATTTGAAATTAAAAGCCTAACGGACACGCTATCAAAACCAACACCTTTTATCGCTAATTTTTATAATACATTTCAACCTTTAGACACGTTGTTAGGAGAATCTGTTTTTAGTGACAAAACTGAACGTTTTTTTAAAGCACTACGTGATAACGACAGCATAGTATTTAAAGCAAAAAACAAAGTGAAGTTTAATAAATCTAACGCAAGTACTATGATAGATTTGATTAAAAACTTTGATTTTCCGGATAATAAAGAAGATTTTAAAACTTTTTTAATTTCAGAATTGGCAAAACTTGAAGACCCTAGAACAGATGCTTTTTTAAATAATTTATACGAAGAGTCTTACTCTAAACCTGATATTCAAAACACTATTTTAAGGTCACTTTTAAATAAATCAACAAAAAAATCTTATGCTACTTTTTTAGATCTACTTAATAAAGACCTACCCTTAAGTGGATCTATTAGCTCAATGTTTTATAATTATAACGACTCGTTAGCGCTTAAAAAAACACTTTTTCCTGACCTATTAGAATACACATCAATTGAGGAATATAAAGAGCCTATTTACGAGCTGTTAGCAAAATTAAAAGACAGTAGTGTTATTAAAACAAAAGCTTATAAAAAATACAGAAAGCAATTAATAAAAGATGGTAAAATAGAAGTTAAACGAAGCTTAAAATCTAAAGCAAGTTATAATTATAGATCTTACAGTAGCTCATTATATGCTTTTGTAAAATTAATTTTTCCGTTTAGAAAAGAAGCCGAAGCTAAAAACTTTTTCAACAAACTATTAGATAGCGACAATGTTACTGCACTTACAACATATTATGTATTATTAGAAGAAACTGGAGAAGCAATACCAGAAAAATTAAAAGAAAAAACAATAGACGACTATAAAAACCAAGCCAACTTAGTAGACAAAATGTATCGTAAAAAGCTATACAAACAGTATCTAACAGAAAAAATTAGTCAAGAAATGTATGCTAAATCTAGTTTGTTTGGAAACACAACTATCGAAAAAGAAAGAGATTCTATTTATTTTTTAGGCAAAAAAACCTTTAAAACAGACGACGATCAAGAGGGAGACATGTATTTTTATATGTTAGTACAAAAAGAGGATAAGGATGAAACCAAACGTTTATATTATGCAGGCTTTTTAAAATCTAAAACAAAAGACAGGCTCCAGACTGAAGTCTATTACGACTCTGGTTACAGTGGTAATTATATCGATCAAAACGAGGAAGAAGATAAATTAATGAAAGATGTTTTAGACCTAGTTATCCATAAAAACCGAAGACGACTGGACGATAGTGGTTACTAAACAAACAAAAAGCGCTTAATAAATTAAGCGCTTTTTGTTATATGGACTGTATATACTTTTTAGGAGTAATCCCATACTTTTTTTTAAAAGCAGCGATAAAATGGCTAGCCGTACTATATCCAACACGCAAACCAACCTCGTTAACATTGTGCGAACCTGTCTCTAAAAGCTTTCTTGCAACCTCCATTTTATAATCAAACAAAAAACTAAAAACAGAGTCTCCATAAATCTGCTTAAAACCTTCTTTTAATTTTTTAAGCGATAAATTTATTTCTTCAGACAATTCTTGTAAAGTTGGTGGCTCTGCCATTCTAGCAATTACAATATCTTTGGCTTGCTTAATTTTAGCAACATTAGATTCATCTACTAAAAAGGGACACTGATCAATATTAGCATCCTCTCCTCTATTAAAATACAAGCTAAGTAACTCATATGCTTTTCCTTTAAAATACAAGGTTTTAATAGATGAGTTTAAGTTATAATTAATAATTTGATTTAATGCAATAGCCATAGATGGCGAAATCTTTCCATCCTTGTAATATTTTTTATCCTTATTATCACTACTTAAAAACGTGATATAATCGGCTTCTTGAGAAAACAAACCATGAAACTTTTTTATAGATATTAAAACAGAAACCAACCAACAATCAGGCTTTACATGTAGATTAATTGGCAAGTCTTTTTGCGGATTATAAAGCAGCAATGAGGTTTCTTCAGCAATATTTAAAACGTAGTTACCATTGTTAAATATAAAGTCACTATTACCCTTTAAACAAAAATGAAATTGAATAAAACCACTATCAATAAAGCGCTCAACAATCTGATTATTAGACGTTTCATTTTGATAAGTTAAAACAAAAACATCCTGATCAACCTGTGTTTCGTTAAACGAACCTTCAGCGACATTTTTAAGATCTTTAATAAGTGCCATAAAATTATTTTATTTAGATTGATTCTAAACAACAAGCTTTAAAACCATTGATTTCACTACAAAAATATGATAAATATCATTGTTACGTTAAAATAACGATTAAAAAACCACAATCGTTATTAAAAGTTCTTTTAGCGTTACTTTTTAAATAATATACAACATAAATTTGCTAACAATAAAGTCCCAGTCAGGTAAATGGAGCACTATCACATGTCAACAGGCACATATTTTTACGCGTTAGGTTTAAGTTATAAAAAGGCAGATGCAGAAATTAGAGGTCATTTTAGTTTAGATGAATCTTCTAAAGAAGCCCTTTTAAACCAAGCTAGATCAAACGGAGTAGAAAGCCTAATCGTAACGTCAACTTGCAATCGTACAGAAATTTACGGTTTTGCAGAACACCCATATCAATTAATTCAACTATTGTGCGATAACACAAAAGGAACTGTTGAAGAGTTCCAAAAATTTGCATATATCTATAAAGGCAAAGAAGCTATTTCGCATTTATTTAGAGTTGGTTCTGGATTAGACAGCCAAATTTTAGGAGATTTTGAAATAATTGGACAGCTTAAAAAAAGTACTATCGAATCTAAAAAACATGGCTTACTAAACCCTTTTATTGAGCGTTTAGTAAACTCTGTAATTCAAGCAAGCAAACGCATTAAAACCGAAACCGAAATTTCTTCTGGTGCAACAAGCGTATCTTTTGCTTCTGTTCAATACATTTTAAATACTATTGAAGACGTAACCAACAAAAACATACTATTGTTTGGTACTGGTAAAATTGGACGTAACACCTGCGAAAATTTAGTTAAGCATACTAAAAACGAGCAAATCACATTAATAAATCGTACCAAAGGAAAAGCAGAAGCTGTTGCTGGTAAATTTAATTTAGTGGTTAAGGATTATGCCAACCTACAAGAAGAAATAAATGAAGCTGACATTTTAATTGTAGCTACTGGAGCACAAAACCCAACGGTTGATAAACAACTAATTCAATCTAAAAAAGACTTATTAATTTTAGATTTATCTATTCCTAAAAATGTAGACGAAAACGTAACAGATTTACCTAACGTAAAACGTATACATTTAGACGATTTATCGCAAATTACCGATGAGACTTTAGAGCGCAGAAAACTTCAAATACCATTAGCAGAAAGTATTATAGAAGACATCAAAGCTGACTTTATAGGTTGGTTAGAAACTAGAAAATTTGCACCAACAATCAAGGCATTAAAACATAAACTACAAGGTTTTAAAAATGCCGAGTTAGATACGCAACGCAAAAAAATGGCTAACTTTAACGAAGAACAAGCCGAAATTATAAGTAATAAAATTATTCAAAAAATAACCAATCATTTCGCTCATCATCTAAAAGATGATGCTTTCTCAACAGACGAAAGTTTGGAATTAATAAAAAAAGTGTTTCAATTAGAAAACACCGCAAAGCATGTCTAAAATAATTAGAATCGGAACTCGTGATAGCGAGTTAGCTTTATATCAAGCAAAAGCAGTACAAAGTCAATTACAAGCATTAGGTCATCAAACTGTATTAGTCCCTATAAAATCTACAGGAGACATCGTACTTGACAAACCACTTTACGAGTTAGGTATTACAGGAATTTTTACACGTACTTTAGATATTGCCATGCTAAATGGAGATATTGATATTGCAGTACATTCCTTAAAAGATGTACCAACACTGCTGCCAAATGGCATTGTACAAGCTGCAGTATTAAAACGTGGTAATGTTAGGGACACTTTAGTCTTTAAAAACAACGAAGAGTTTTTAGGGTCAAGAGAGGCAACCATAGCAACCGGAAGTTTACGTAGACGTGCACAATGGTTAAACCGTTTTCCAACACACACCTTAGTAGATTTAAGAGGAAATGTAAACACTAGATTACAAAAACTAGAAGATAGCGATTGGAATGGAGCTATTTTTGCTGCTGCAGGTATTGGTCGTTTAGACTTAAGACCAGAAGACGCTGTTAATTTAGATTGGATGATTCCTGCGCCTGCACAAGGTGCAATAATGATTGCTGCTTTGGCTGACGATGAAGAAACCCTAGCAATCTTATCAGAAATAAATCATCAAGAAAC
The genomic region above belongs to Olleya sp. Hel_I_94 and contains:
- a CDS encoding helix-turn-helix transcriptional regulator, encoding MALIKDLKNVAEGSFNETQVDQDVFVLTYQNETSNNQIVERFIDSGFIQFHFCLKGNSDFIFNNGNYVLNIAEETSLLLYNPQKDLPINLHVKPDCWLVSVLISIKKFHGLFSQEADYITFLSSDNKDKKYYKDGKISPSMAIALNQIINYNLNSSIKTLYFKGKAYELLSLYFNRGEDANIDQCPFLVDESNVAKIKQAKDIVIARMAEPPTLQELSEEINLSLKKLKEGFKQIYGDSVFSFLFDYKMEVARKLLETGSHNVNEVGLRVGYSTASHFIAAFKKKYGITPKKYIQSI
- the hemA gene encoding glutamyl-tRNA reductase, producing MEHYHMSTGTYFYALGLSYKKADAEIRGHFSLDESSKEALLNQARSNGVESLIVTSTCNRTEIYGFAEHPYQLIQLLCDNTKGTVEEFQKFAYIYKGKEAISHLFRVGSGLDSQILGDFEIIGQLKKSTIESKKHGLLNPFIERLVNSVIQASKRIKTETEISSGATSVSFASVQYILNTIEDVTNKNILLFGTGKIGRNTCENLVKHTKNEQITLINRTKGKAEAVAGKFNLVVKDYANLQEEINEADILIVATGAQNPTVDKQLIQSKKDLLILDLSIPKNVDENVTDLPNVKRIHLDDLSQITDETLERRKLQIPLAESIIEDIKADFIGWLETRKFAPTIKALKHKLQGFKNAELDTQRKKMANFNEEQAEIISNKIIQKITNHFAHHLKDDAFSTDESLELIKKVFQLENTAKHV
- a CDS encoding TraB/GumN family protein: MKNYIFALFCAISFTSLSQNQNNDQSLLWEISGNNLTKSSYIYGTMHVSAKVAFRLDDVFFKALENSESIALESDPSTWLAFNYQTTTLTPQNYSQSYDKNFYSTLFGIEHPEEVAIRGSIRSDNRMINGYLYRKDGYADNFEEETYLDMFIYQAGKKKNKAIYSLEDIEESRYLVSKAQRNARKNKIDPWLTKLYEKENPYLVQENTYRDRNLALLDSIGVASNTEYFRENMLYIRNANMVHVLDSLMQSQSVFAGVGAAHLPGNKGMLKMLEDKGYTVKPLLSKQTTVAQTKKEQIEAFIAPTSITKQSTPDGFLTLKAFTELYEFYYGGQKYYISPDMTNGAYLTISRFNTFDYLPNDKEISLNRLDNFLFEDIPGDIIKKEILSNPYPGISILNKTKKGDYQKYHIYKTPLEVVVIKFAGQKEYVLKNEAPIFKSIKFKTPTNTLTTFTSAYNKYKVNFPEYHTTDNVQNAGQKLIQGKIKDDYYFVKEVAFNDVYYIEEDKFEAKYIVTNFFKDFEIEDSTGEYKNNKYYSYEGVAKKDSTSLENIHLKSIVKDGSYFLLGYIGTNKDLADNFFKSFKFTPINQEGFTKIIDTSLHFSVVTNTKSTPPYDYYSYSTPKDYEEKTKRTTYYSKSNEQVYISKLKFHDLQMYKNVDSLWNEIDAELKAVEKIDGFKKYNISDKKKYKKDNQYVYEYTLKDSLSAKAILVKNILNKGALFEIKSLTDTLSKPTPFIANFYNTFQPLDTLLGESVFSDKTERFFKALRDNDSIVFKAKNKVKFNKSNASTMIDLIKNFDFPDNKEDFKTFLISELAKLEDPRTDAFLNNLYEESYSKPDIQNTILRSLLNKSTKKSYATFLDLLNKDLPLSGSISSMFYNYNDSLALKKTLFPDLLEYTSIEEYKEPIYELLAKLKDSSVIKTKAYKKYRKQLIKDGKIEVKRSLKSKASYNYRSYSSSLYAFVKLIFPFRKEAEAKNFFNKLLDSDNVTALTTYYVLLEETGEAIPEKLKEKTIDDYKNQANLVDKMYRKKLYKQYLTEKISQEMYAKSSLFGNTTIEKERDSIYFLGKKTFKTDDDQEGDMYFYMLVQKEDKDETKRLYYAGFLKSKTKDRLQTEVYYDSGYSGNYIDQNEEEDKLMKDVLDLVIHKNRRRLDDSGY